CTAAGCTTACTCATTTTCAATATCCTCCGATTAAAGCACTTCGGGTGCAAGCGAAAGTATCTTCAGATAATCTTTTTCTCGAAGCTCTCTTGCCACCGGCCCGAATATGCGGGTGCCTCTTGGAGTATTGTCTTCTTTGATTATGACCGCCGCATTTTCGTCGAATCTTACATAAGATCCGTCGGTTCTGCGAAAAGGCTGTACCGTTCTCACGATAACCGCTTTAACGACCTCTCCCTTTTTGACCATTCCTCCTGGTGTTGCCTTTTTAACGGAGCAAACCACGACATCGCCAATCCCCGCGTAACGTCTGCCCGTACCGCCCAGCACACGGATGCACATTAATTCTTTGGCGCCGGTGTTATCGGCAACCTTCATAAAGCTTTGCTGCTGTAACATTATTGTGTACCTCCTTTTTCAGCTGTTCGGCTTATTTTGCTTTTTCTAATATTTTTACAAGACGCCATCTCTTATCCTTTGAAAGAGGTCTTGTTTCCATGATCTCGACCTTGTCGCCTATGCTGCACTCATTAAGCTCGTCATGCGCTTTGAATTTTACAGTCTTTTTTATTATTTTTTTGTAAACTGGATGTTTGATGTTGTCGCTGATGGCGACGACGATTGTCTTGTCCATCTTGTTGCTTACAACCATACCGGTTCTTGTCTTTCTCAGTGCTCTTTGTTCCTGCATGTTTCTCTCCCTCCCGCTTATTCCGCTTTATTGTCGGACTTTGCGCTCTGGATCTCTTTCTCTCTGAGAACCGTGAGGATCCTGGCGATTGTCTTTCTTGTTTCGGCTATCTTTATCGGGTTGTCAAGCTGGTTTATCGCATGCTGAAAGCGAAGGTTGAAAAGCTGGTTTTTCGCTTCGCGAAGCTCTGTGTTAAGCTCGTCGGTAGTTTTCTCTCTTATTTCCTTTACTTTCATTTCGCTACCTCCTCTGCTTCCTGCTGCGCCTTTGTGACGAATTTGCATTTTATCGGAAGCTTGTTTGCCGCGAGACGCATTGCCTCTTTGGCATCCGCTTCCAATATTCCGTCCATTTCAAACATAACTCTGCCCGGCTTAACTACTGCCACCCAGTATTCTGGTGAACCTTTACCGGAACCCATTCGGGTTTCAGCCGGCTTCTCGGTGATCGGCTTGTCGGGGAAAATTTTAATCCATACCTGACCGCCGCGCTTTGTATAACGCGTCATTGCGATACGGGCAGCCTCTATCTGATTGGAAGTAATCCAGGCCGGCTCTGCGGCAACAAGTCCGAACGATCCGTATGTCAGCTTGTTTCCGCGATACGCTTTACCTGTGAGTCTGCCGCGATGTACACGTCTGTATTTAACTCTTTTGGGCATCAACATTGATTATTTTCCTCCTTCTCTTGAGGGATTCCTGTCCGCTTGCTCGGTTCTTTCGGCAGTGCTTTGTACGTTTGTGTTTCTGTCCGGGCGGAAGTTGTTTCTGTCCGGGCGGAAATTGTTTCTGTCTGAGCGGAAATTGTTTTTGTCTCCGCCTCTGTAGTCACGCCTTTGCCCGTCGCGGCGATCTCTTCTCGG
The Oscillospiraceae bacterium genome window above contains:
- the rplN gene encoding 50S ribosomal protein L14 — its product is MLQQQSFMKVADNTGAKELMCIRVLGGTGRRYAGIGDVVVCSVKKATPGGMVKKGEVVKAVIVRTVQPFRRTDGSYVRFDENAAVIIKEDNTPRGTRIFGPVARELREKDYLKILSLAPEVL
- the rpsQ gene encoding 30S ribosomal protein S17: MQEQRALRKTRTGMVVSNKMDKTIVVAISDNIKHPVYKKIIKKTVKFKAHDELNECSIGDKVEIMETRPLSKDKRWRLVKILEKAK
- the rpmC gene encoding 50S ribosomal protein L29, coding for MKVKEIREKTTDELNTELREAKNQLFNLRFQHAINQLDNPIKIAETRKTIARILTVLREKEIQSAKSDNKAE
- the rplP gene encoding 50S ribosomal protein L16 gives rise to the protein MLMPKRVKYRRVHRGRLTGKAYRGNKLTYGSFGLVAAEPAWITSNQIEAARIAMTRYTKRGGQVWIKIFPDKPITEKPAETRMGSGKGSPEYWVAVVKPGRVMFEMDGILEADAKEAMRLAANKLPIKCKFVTKAQQEAEEVAK